Within the Flavobacterium sp. N502536 genome, the region TATACTTTTAAAGTACCAGCAGGAGAAACGGGAGTTTGGGTAGTAGAGTTTGTATCACCTGATGCTTCTTTAGATCCTTCTAGTACTAGTTATGCTGCTCATACTTTTACAGCTAACGGAAACTGGACGCAACCTAATAACAGCCCTTATGTTGTTGCTTGGGATATTACGGTAGCCAATGAAGGAGGGACTGGGCAAATAGGACGCGTGTATACTAATGTGTTAACAGGATCTTTAGGTTCTGCTTCAAATAGTTTCAGGTCTACTTGTAATATTATTACAAATGATGGTTTTAAGTATACTGTTAAACCTAATGGTATGACACCTTATTACTTTGCTTTTTTTTGTAATAATAAAGGGGTTAGAAAAGGTTCAGTGGCAACAGGAGCTCCAAGTTATAAAAGCACGTCTATGGCGAGTTTGTATAACTTAGATAATACTAAAACAAATTTTTCTTTTCAGGACCCTACAATTGTTGATGATTTAACCAATACTACATCCAAAATATTTTTTAATGAACCAGACGCAAGCTTACCGGCTTCTGCGCCTATTTTTTTACCGGGAAGCACAGCTTCCACAACCTGGTTGAATGTGCCCATTGTTGCACAGGCTATTTCAGATATTTCGGTAAATGGAGTAGAAGGCACCAGTGGGATGGGAATTTATCCTTTAGGAGCTTTTATCAATTTTACGGCTAATGTTAACGCTAATTATCTTATCGAAATTGATGTTAATGGAAATGGATTGATGACAGATGCCATAGATGTAACTTTGACAGGTACTGCTATTGCGGGTGCAAATAAAGTAAGATGGGATGGTAGAGATGGTTCAAGTAATCCAATAACCAACAGTACTAGTTTGAAATTGAGTATTGTCCTTTTCAATGGGGAGGTACACTTTCCATATTTAGATGCCGAGCAAAATACGAACGGTATTATTATTACCAGATTGAATGGACCGGATCCTAATAGTAATGTATATTGGAACGATTCGCCGATTGGAACAGATACGGGTAGTTCCGATAAATTCCCACCAAATCTGTTGGATGCTTCTTCGCGTACCCTAAACAATAATAGTGTAGCTGGTACACACAAATGGACTACCAGTACGTCTCGTACGTCAGGATATGGGGACTTACAATTACTGGATACATGGGCTTATGTGTATACTACACCTGGACCACCAATATCTGTCCCAATTGAACAAAATGAGGCCGATTTAGCGGTAACAAGTATTAGTGATGTGGTCAGTGGTAATATGGGATCAAATGTTACCTATACAGTAGTTGTAAAAAATATTGGAGGACCGAATAATGTAACTGGGGCAAAATTTAAATTTTCAGATTTAGCTTCAGGGGCAAATTTAGCGGTACAATCTTTTACCTCGTCTTCTACTTTGGGAGGGGCTGTTACGGCACAAAATATTACCGGAGGTGTTCTTGATGCCACAGTAGATTTACCAAAAGATGCCACGATTACTTTTACAATTGTGGTAAAGGTATTAGCAGCCGAAGGAACTAATCCTACCGTCAAAGCGACGATCATGCGTCCTGCAGATTTAACAGATCCGGACGCCACAGCAGATACACATATTGGTACACCTCCGATAGATCCTGATGTAGAATGTGACGGAACGCCTAGTGGTACTGGTTGTAATAATGTAAAGACAGATGCTTTAACGGTTATTTTAACAGCATCACCAAAAGTGGAAGTAGCTAAAAAAGCCACTTATGTAGATGTAAATGCAGACGGAATTGTAAATGTTGGAGATAGAATTGATTACACCTTTGTAGTTAAAAATACAGGAAATGTAACCCTTGCTCCGGTAACGATTACCGATGCTAACGCAGTAGTAAGTGGAAGCTTAGCAAGTTTAGCTCCTGGAGCTACAGACTCCTCTAGTTTTACTGCAGTTCACACTATTACTTTGGCTGATGTCAATAACGGTCAGGTAGACAACGTAGCTACTGTAACAGGAACGCCTCCAACAGGAGCACCAGTTACGGCTAAATCAACCGATCCAAGTCCTATTTGTGCGACTTGTGCGCCAAAAGATCCAGCGTGTACCACTTGTACAACAGTTCCTTTAACCGCATCACCAAAAATTGAAGTAGCTAAAAAAGCCACTTATGTAGATGCCAATGGAGATGGAATTGTAAATGTTGGTGATAGAATTGATTACACCTTTGTAGTTAAAAACACAGGAAACGTAACCCTTGCTCCGGTAACGATTACAGATGCTAACGCAGTAGTAAGCGGAAGCTTAGCAAGTTTAGCTCCTGGAGCTACTGACTCCTCTAGTTTTACCGCAGTTCACACCATCACTTTGGCTGATGTCAATAACGGTCAGGTAGACAACGTAGCTACTGTAACAGGAACGCCTCCAACAGGAGCACCGGTTACAGCTAAATCAACCGATCCAAGTCCAATTTGTGCGACTTGTGCTCCAAAAGACCCAGCGTGTACCACGTGTACAACAGTTCCTTTAACCGCATCACCAAAAGTTGAAGTAGCTAAAAAAGCCACTTATGTTGATGCCAATGGAGATGGAATTGTAAATGTTGGAGATAGAATTGATTACACCTTTGTAGTTAAAAATACAGGAAATGTAACCCTTGCTCCGGTAACGATTACCGATGCCAACGCAGTAGTAAGCGGAAGCTTAGCAAGTTTAGCTCCTGGAGCTACGGATTCATCTAGCTTTACCGCAGTTCACACCATCACTTTAGCGGATGTCAATAACGGTCAGGTAGACAACGTAGCTACTGTAACAGGAACTCCTCCAACGGGAGCACCAGTTACGGCTAAATCAACCGATCCAAGTCCAATTTGTGCGACTTGTGCTCCAAAAGACCCAGCGTGTACCACTTGTACAACAGTTCCTTTAACCGCATCACCAAAAATTGAAGTAGCTAAAAAAGCCACTTATGTTGATGCCAATGGAGATGGAATTGTAAATGTTGGAGATAGAATTGATTACACCTTTGTAGTTAAAAATACAGGAAATGTAACCCTTGCTCCGGTAACGATTACCGATGCTAACGCAGTAGTAAGTGGAAGCTTAGCAAGTTTAGCTCCTGGAGCTACAGACTCCTCTAGTTTTACTGCAGTTCACACTATTACTTTGGCTGATGTCAATAATGGTCAGGTAGACAACGTAGCCACTGTAACAGGAACGCCTCCAACAGGAGCGCCAGTTACGGCTAAATCAACCGATCCAAGTCCAATTTGTGCGACTTGTACGCCAAAAGATCCAGCGTGTACCACTTGTACAATAGTTCCTTTAACAGCATCACCAAAAGTGGAAGTAGCTAAAAAAGCCACTTATGTAGATGTTAACGGTGACGGAATTGTAAATGTTGGAGATAGAATCGATTACACCTTTGTAGTTAAAAATACAGGAAACGTAACCCTTGCACCGGTAACGATTACCGATGCTAACGCAGTAGTAAGCGGAAGCTTAGCAAGTTTAGCTCCTGGAGCTACGGATTCTTCTAGTTTTACCGCAGTTCACACCATCACTTTAGCTGATGTCAATAACGGTCAGGTAGACAACGTAGCTACTGTAAGCGGAACTCCTCCAACAGGCGCTCCAGTTACAGCCAAATCAACCGATCCAAGTCCTATTTGTGCGACTTGTGCACCAAAAGACCCAGCGTGTACCACTTGTACAACAGTTCCTTTAACAGCATCACCAAAAGTAGAAGTAGCTAAAAAAGCCACTTATGTAGATGTAAATGGAGATGGAATTGTAAATGTTGGAGATAGAATTGATTACACCTTTGTAGTTAAAAATACAGGAAACGTAACCCTTGCTCCGGTAACGATTACCGATGCTAACGCAGTAGTAAGCGGAAGTTTGGCAAGTTTAGCTCCGGGAGCTACCGACGCTGCTAGTTTTACCGCAGTTCACACCATCACTTTAGCGGATGTCAATAACGGTCAGGTAGACAACGTAGCTACTGTAAGCGGAACTCCTCCAACAGGAGCACCGGTTACGGCTAAATCAACCGATCCAAGTCCAATTTGTGCGACTTGTGCGCCAAAAGATCCAGCGTGTACCACGTGTACAACAGTTCCTTTAACCGCATCACCAAAAATTGAAGTAGCTAAAAAAGCTACTTATGTAGATGTAAATGGAGATGGAATTGTAAATGTTGGAGATAGAATTGATTACACCTTTGTAGTTAAAAATACAGGAAACGTAACCCTTGCTCCGGTAACGATTACCGATGCTAACGCAGTAGTAAGCGGAAGTTTGGCAAGTTTAGCTCCGGGAGCTACCGACGCTGCTAGTTTTACCGCAGTTCACACCATCACTTTAGCGGATGTCAATAACGGTCAGGTAGACAACGTAGCTACTGTAAGCGGAACTCCTCCAACAGGCGCTCCAGTTACAGCCAAATCAACCGATCCAAGTCCAATTTGTGCGACTTGTGCGCCAAAAGATCCAGCGTGTACCACGTGTACAACAGTTCCTTTAACCGCATCACCAAAAGTAGAAGTAGCTAAAAAAGCTACTTATGTAGATGCCAATGGAGACGGAATTGTAAATGTTGGAGATAGAATTGATTACACCTTTGTAGTTAAAAATACTGGAAACGTAACCCTTGCTCCAGTAACGATTACCGATGCTAACGCAGTAGTAAGCGGAAGCTTAGCAAGTTTAGCTCCTGGAGCTACTGACTCCTCTAGTTTTACCGCAGTTCACACCATCACTTTGGCGGATGTCAATAACGGTCAGGTAGACAACGTAGCTACTGTAAGCGGAACGCCTCCAACAGGCGCTCCAGTTACAGCCAAATCAACCGATCCAAGTCCAATTTGTGCGACTTGTGCACCAAAAGACCCAGCGTGTACCACTTGTACAACAGTTCCTTTAACAGCATCACCAAAAGTAGAAGTAGCTAAAAAAGCCACTTATGTAGATGTAAATGGAGATGGAATTGTAAATGTTGGTGACAGAATTGATTACACCTTTGTAGTTAAAAATACAGGAAACGTAACCCTTGCTCCGGTAACGATTACAGATGCTAACGCAGTAGTAAGCGGAAGTTTGGCAAGTTTAGCTCCTGGAGCTACAGACTCCTCTAGCTTTACCGCAGTGCACACCATCACTTTGGCGGATGTCAATAACGGACAGGTAGACAACGTAGCCACTGTAACAGGAACCCCTCCAACAGGAGCACCAGTTACGGCTAAATCAACCGATCCAAGTCCAATTTGTGCGACTTGTGCGCCAAAAGATCCAGCGTGTACCACTTGTACAACAGTTCCTTTAACAGCATCACCAAAAGTAGAAGTAGCTAAAAAAGCCACTTATGTAGATGTCAACGCAGATGGAATTGTAAATGTTGGAGATAGAATTGATTACACCTTTGTAGTTAAAAATACAGGAAACGTAACCCTTGCTCCGGTAACGATTACCGATGCTAACGCAGTAGTAAGCGGAAGCTTAGCAAGTTTAGCTCCTGGAGCTACTGACTCCTCTAGTTTTACCGCAGTTCACACCATCACTTTGGCGGATGTCAATAACGGTCAGGTAGACAACGTAGCTACTGTAAGCGGAACTCCTCCAACAGGCGCTCCAGTTACAGCCAAATCAACCGATCCAAGTCCAATTTGTGCGACTTGTGCACCAAAAGACCCAGCGTGTACCACTTGTACAACAGTTCCTTTAACAGCATCACCAAAAGTAGAAGTAGCTAAAAAAGCCACTTATGTAGATGTAAATGGAGATGGAATTGTAAATGTTGGTGACAGAATTGATTACACCTTTGTAGTTAAAAATACAGGAAACGTAACCCTTGCTCCGGTAACGATTACAGATGCTAACGCAGTAGTAAGCGGAAGTTTGGCAAGTTTAGCTCCTGGAGCTACAGACTCCTCTAGCTTTACCGCAGTGCACACCATCACTTTAGCGGATGTCAATAACGGACAGGTAGACAACGTAGCCACTGTAACAGGAACCCCTCCAACAGGAGCACCAGTTACGGCTAAATCAACCGATCCAAGTCCAATTTGTGCGACTTGTGCGCCAAAAGACCCAGCGTGTACCACTTGTACAACAGTTCCTTTAACAGCATCACCAAAAGTAGAAGTAGCTAAAAAAGCCACTTATGTAGATGTAAATGGAGATGGAATTGTAAATGTTGGAGATAGAATTGATTACACCTTTGTAGTTAAAAATACAGGAAACGTAACCCTTGCTCCGGTAACGATTACCGATGCTAACGCAGTAGTAAGCGGAAGTTTGGCAAGTTTAGCTCCGGGAGCTACCGACGCTGCTAGTTTTACCGCAGTTCACACCATCACTTTAGCGGATGTCAATAACGGTCAGGTAGACAACGTAGCTACTGTAAGCGGAACTCCTCCAACAGGAGCACCGGTTACGGCTAAATCAACCGATCCAAGTCCAATTTGTGCGACTTGTGCGCCAAAAGACCCAGCGTGTACCACGTGTACAACAGTTCCTTTAACAGCATCACCAAAAGTAGAAGTAGCTAAAAAAGCCACTTATGTAGATGTAAATGGAGATGGAATTGTAAATGTTGGTGACAGAATTGATTACACCTTTGTAGTTAAAAATACAGGAAACGTAACCCTTGCTCCGGTAACGATTACAGATGCTAACGCAGTAGTAAGCGGAAGTTTGGCAAGTTTAGCTCCTGGAGCTACAGACTCCTCTAGCTTTACCGCAGTGCACACCATCACTTTAGCGGATGTCAATAACGGACAGGTAGACAACGTAGCCACTGTAACAGGAACCCCTCCAACAGGAGCACCAGTTACGGCTAAATCAACCGATCCAAGTCCAATTTGTGCGACTTGTGCGCCAAAAGATCCAGCGTGTACCACTTGTACAACAGTTCCTTTAACAGCATCACCAAAAGTAGAAGTAGCTAAAAAAGCCACTTATGTAGATGTCAACGCAGATGGAATTGTAAATGTTGGAGATAGAATTGATTACACCTTTGTAGTTAAAAATACAGGAAACGTAACCCTTGCTCCGGTAACGATTACCGATGCTAACGCAGTAGTAAGCGGAAGCTTAGCAAGTTTAGCTCCTGGAGCTACGGATTCGTCTAGTTTTACCGCAGTTCATACCATCACTTTGGCGGATGTCAATAACGGTCAGGTAGACAACGTAGCCACTGTAACAGGAACTCCTCCAACAGGAGCACCAGTTACGGCTAAATCAACCGATCCAAGTCCAATTTGTGCGACTTGTAAACCAATAGATCTTACTTGTTCAACCTGTACTGTAGTAAGTTTTATTGATGCAATAGATGAAGTACCAGCTGTAGTTAATGGAGTAAGCGGTGGTACCACAGCTTCTGTATTGTTAAATGACAAATTACACGGTACAGCTATAGTCGCTTCGG harbors:
- a CDS encoding gliding motility-associated C-terminal domain-containing protein is translated as MLNKITLKLRQLQLTFILCFLSLFSGLNVFAEGSKDLFPSGATGNRMMLSSSSRSPTSTAIVNKGRMFVYAKANETLYLGSSAQGIRGGTIILTSPTGNTSYSSGNSTTVGLIANRAQEINGPLDLTTGGYRPYTFKVPAGETGVWVVEFVSPDASLDPSSTSYAAHTFTANGNWTQPNNSPYVVAWDITVANEGGTGQIGRVYTNVLTGSLGSASNSFRSTCNIITNDGFKYTVKPNGMTPYYFAFFCNNKGVRKGSVATGAPSYKSTSMASLYNLDNTKTNFSFQDPTIVDDLTNTTSKIFFNEPDASLPASAPIFLPGSTASTTWLNVPIVAQAISDISVNGVEGTSGMGIYPLGAFINFTANVNANYLIEIDVNGNGLMTDAIDVTLTGTAIAGANKVRWDGRDGSSNPITNSTSLKLSIVLFNGEVHFPYLDAEQNTNGIIITRLNGPDPNSNVYWNDSPIGTDTGSSDKFPPNLLDASSRTLNNNSVAGTHKWTTSTSRTSGYGDLQLLDTWAYVYTTPGPPISVPIEQNEADLAVTSISDVVSGNMGSNVTYTVVVKNIGGPNNVTGAKFKFSDLASGANLAVQSFTSSSTLGGAVTAQNITGGVLDATVDLPKDATITFTIVVKVLAAEGTNPTVKATIMRPADLTDPDATADTHIGTPPIDPDVECDGTPSGTGCNNVKTDALTVILTASPKVEVAKKATYVDVNADGIVNVGDRIDYTFVVKNTGNVTLAPVTITDANAVVSGSLASLAPGATDSSSFTAVHTITLADVNNGQVDNVATVTGTPPTGAPVTAKSTDPSPICATCAPKDPACTTCTTVPLTASPKIEVAKKATYVDANGDGIVNVGDRIDYTFVVKNTGNVTLAPVTITDANAVVSGSLASLAPGATDSSSFTAVHTITLADVNNGQVDNVATVTGTPPTGAPVTAKSTDPSPICATCAPKDPACTTCTTVPLTASPKVEVAKKATYVDANGDGIVNVGDRIDYTFVVKNTGNVTLAPVTITDANAVVSGSLASLAPGATDSSSFTAVHTITLADVNNGQVDNVATVTGTPPTGAPVTAKSTDPSPICATCAPKDPACTTCTTVPLTASPKIEVAKKATYVDANGDGIVNVGDRIDYTFVVKNTGNVTLAPVTITDANAVVSGSLASLAPGATDSSSFTAVHTITLADVNNGQVDNVATVTGTPPTGAPVTAKSTDPSPICATCTPKDPACTTCTIVPLTASPKVEVAKKATYVDVNGDGIVNVGDRIDYTFVVKNTGNVTLAPVTITDANAVVSGSLASLAPGATDSSSFTAVHTITLADVNNGQVDNVATVSGTPPTGAPVTAKSTDPSPICATCAPKDPACTTCTTVPLTASPKVEVAKKATYVDVNGDGIVNVGDRIDYTFVVKNTGNVTLAPVTITDANAVVSGSLASLAPGATDAASFTAVHTITLADVNNGQVDNVATVSGTPPTGAPVTAKSTDPSPICATCAPKDPACTTCTTVPLTASPKIEVAKKATYVDVNGDGIVNVGDRIDYTFVVKNTGNVTLAPVTITDANAVVSGSLASLAPGATDAASFTAVHTITLADVNNGQVDNVATVSGTPPTGAPVTAKSTDPSPICATCAPKDPACTTCTTVPLTASPKVEVAKKATYVDANGDGIVNVGDRIDYTFVVKNTGNVTLAPVTITDANAVVSGSLASLAPGATDSSSFTAVHTITLADVNNGQVDNVATVSGTPPTGAPVTAKSTDPSPICATCAPKDPACTTCTTVPLTASPKVEVAKKATYVDVNGDGIVNVGDRIDYTFVVKNTGNVTLAPVTITDANAVVSGSLASLAPGATDSSSFTAVHTITLADVNNGQVDNVATVTGTPPTGAPVTAKSTDPSPICATCAPKDPACTTCTTVPLTASPKVEVAKKATYVDVNADGIVNVGDRIDYTFVVKNTGNVTLAPVTITDANAVVSGSLASLAPGATDSSSFTAVHTITLADVNNGQVDNVATVSGTPPTGAPVTAKSTDPSPICATCAPKDPACTTCTTVPLTASPKVEVAKKATYVDVNGDGIVNVGDRIDYTFVVKNTGNVTLAPVTITDANAVVSGSLASLAPGATDSSSFTAVHTITLADVNNGQVDNVATVTGTPPTGAPVTAKSTDPSPICATCAPKDPACTTCTTVPLTASPKVEVAKKATYVDVNGDGIVNVGDRIDYTFVVKNTGNVTLAPVTITDANAVVSGSLASLAPGATDAASFTAVHTITLADVNNGQVDNVATVSGTPPTGAPVTAKSTDPSPICATCAPKDPACTTCTTVPLTASPKVEVAKKATYVDVNGDGIVNVGDRIDYTFVVKNTGNVTLAPVTITDANAVVSGSLASLAPGATDSSSFTAVHTITLADVNNGQVDNVATVTGTPPTGAPVTAKSTDPSPICATCAPKDPACTTCTTVPLTASPKVEVAKKATYVDVNADGIVNVGDRIDYTFVVKNTGNVTLAPVTITDANAVVSGSLASLAPGATDSSSFTAVHTITLADVNNGQVDNVATVTGTPPTGAPVTAKSTDPSPICATCKPIDLTCSTCTVVSFIDAIDEVPAVVNGVSGGTTASVLLNDKLHGTAIVASEVNLSAVYVPTGLTLNTDGTIKVNAGTAPGVYTVIYSICSKAMAALGTPMCDQAEAKITVTATVEPILENGSIPSTGGVVFANIASNDKVNGVPAVLGTTGNATVAVSGTWPTGITLDPLTGKVTVAAGTTPGTYNVVYELCDKLTPTTCATVSDEIKVTPIVEPILENGSIPSTGGVVFINIASNDKVNGVPAILGTTGNATIAVSGTWPTGITLDPLTGKVTVAAGTTPGTYNVVYELCDKLTPTTCATVSDEIKVTAIVEPIFENGSIPSTGGVVFANIANNDKVNGVPAVLGTTGNATIAVSGTWPTGITLDPLTGKVTVAAGTTPGTYNVVYELCDKLTPTTCATVSDEIKVTPIVEPILENGSIPSTGGLVFANITSNDRVNGAQAVLGTTGNATIAVSGTWPTGITLDPLTGKVTVAAGTTPGTYNVVYELCDKLTPTTCATVSDEIKVTAIAGTPIIANDDNISNANGTTGTPNAGNVLVGNPTNPDTLNGVPVVISLVDLKVTTPAVPKTPGAAVPVIDTATGTISVPANTPGGTYTITYSICEKSNPSNCDAATVTILVSRPSIALVKTVRFNDENGDGNAKVGETVTYNFAVTNTGNVALTNVYIVDPLTGITMSGGPINLAAGEEDSTSFTGTYSIVQADINSGSISNQAEVFGTSPDNIVVKDKSDDSSVLGDKPTVLSITGCVLKIFNAVSINGDNKNDRFYIQGLECYPDNTVQIFNRWGVLVFDRDHYNNNDIAFRGISEGRVTVKDSDGLPEGTYYYIIKYKDSQSNPHQEAGYLYLTK